The genomic DNA TAGCCTTTTTGCCCACCGATACAGCAGAAGGGCAAAATTACATTGAAGCTATGAACTTCTGTTTGGCTTTTGCCTACGCCAACAGAAGTAAAATGATGGACCGCTTTGCTAAGATTTTTTACGATATTACAGGTCACACAACAGTGGAGCAAATTGATGTTCATCACAATTATGCTGCTTTGGAAAAACACTATGGCGAGAGTGTATGGGTTCATCGTAAAGGTGCAATCAGGATGCGTAAAGGCGAAATAGGGATAATTCCTGGTAGTATGGGAACACCTTCGTATATAGTAGAAGGCCTTGGCAATCCAGAGTCATTCCATAGCGCTTCTCATGGCGCCGGCCGAAAGATGTCGCGCAGAAAAGCAAATGAAGTAATTACCGAGGAAATGGCGCAAGAAGCAATGAAAGGTATTGTTTACGGCAGTTTTAATGGCAAATACGACGAGTGCCCGCAGGCGTACAAAGATATCGAAGAGGTAATTGCAAATGAGTTGGATTTAATTAAGCCACTGGTAAAACTCGTACCTTTAGGCGTGATGAAGGGATAGCCGGCCAATACCGCCGAAAGCGACCAGATAATCATCGGATTAGTGATCTAAAGCGGAAATAAATGGAACATAGCGCGAATACATTTTGGCAAGCCTTTCAGGCCATCCTAAATCATGATAAAGTTGAGGAGGTGCCACATGTCTGACGTAGACAAAATGATACTAGAACATTTTGTACCTTTCCGGGAAAAAGTAGTGGATGCAATTCAGGCAAAACATCCTTACTTCGTTTCGATGATAGAACATGTCCTATCTGGTAAGCGGAACAGGCTAGGTCTCAGGGTTACCGAAAACGGTCAAGTGGTTGGCGAGTACACGTTTGAACTGAATGGTATTCGCATTAAACACACCGAGATAGGAAAGATTGACCCAGAAGTTCATCATCCTGTTCTGGGTATCCTCAAACCCTGCATTTTAATAGAACGGGCAGCGGTCGAAAAAGCAATAAATGATCCGCTGTTTATGGATGAGCCGTTTAAAGCAATCAGTAAGTTATTGCCCAATATTACGATAACATTTCTTTCGTAGGTTAATAAGGCCACCGAATAGGTGGTCTTATTTTTATACTCGCTTTCTCCTAATTGATTTTAGTTTAAACAACCAACATTTGGGCGGCGCCAGCCGACGACGGAAGGAGGGAAACGCTTTTCTTCTGTTTGCAAATTCACGGTAAAATTTACAAAAACAAAACCCGTTACCGGGCTGGTAACGGGCGGATATCAAAAGTGCAGCGCCTTTTTGGGGCATGCCGCCACGCAGCGGCCGCACTTAAGGCAATCGGGATGCAGGTAACCGCTATCAGTGCTTTTGGTTTCATACGGCGTTAGCCCGAACGGGCAGACTTTGCTGCACAGCTTACAGCTCACGCATGCAGCATCTACCCGGAGTGGCTTAGCTTTAGCGCTGAACCAGCTGGCCATTGTACCCATAGGACAGAATGAGCACCACGTCCGGTGATGAAAAAGCAAGCCAAGAATGATGCCAACCAGTGTGGTGATGAAGATTAGCCGGAGGAACACCAAGCCCATGGCCGGCCAGTCACCCCAGGCATAGTACATTTGCACGGTGAAAACCGTCATAATAAAGAAAATCATAAACAAGCGAAAGCCCTTACTGCGGAAAAAGGCAGGAATAGGCTTTTTGGGCGAAACCTTAGCTAGAATAGTGTCGTAAAAGCTGCCGCGCGGGCAGAAGTTGCCGCACCAGTAGCGGCCTTTGAACGGCGCCAGCAATACTGGTGCCAGCATGCACACAATGGCGGTGACTCCGATTGCGGGATAGAAATAACCAATGGCCAAAAAGGCCAGCAAGATCCAAAATAGGTATGGTTGAATTTTATTTGGCATAAATAACACCTTCCTTTCCCGTACCCCCTCCCCCGGGGGTGCCATATTTATTATAACCCAAAAAAAGCTCCTGCGCAAGTACTTGCAGCAGGAACTTTTATCGGCTTTTGGTTTATTGACCAGGCTGGTTGGGTTTATTCGTATCCGGGCCGGGAGGAGGGGGCGGGAGGACGGAACCTTGCTGAGCCATTTTGCGCCGCCGGATTACGAAGTAAACGGTAAGGCTAACAACGAGGACAGCGGCAATGGCCAAGGCGGCAAGGTAAGGATAATAGTCAGGCCAGTAGCGGCGGTCTTTCCCTTGAGCGATATTATTCTGACATTCGGCGATAAGGTCATCCGCCTCGGAATGTTTGGCATAGAGGCGTTTTACTTCTTCGAATTTAGGAAGCGCTTTAGAGTAATAGCCCTGCCAGTAAAACTCAAGGCCTTCGCGGTAGGCTTTGTCGGTTAGGCTGGGAGTATTGGTAGCGCCAGATTTGCGGATAAACTCTTGTACCGTTGGTGCTCCCTGGCTACTGGCTTTTTTATCGGATGAAATAACACCGTGGGCCCAGGACCATTGCAGCGTCGATTTTGGCGACAGTACCTGGTACTGGTCCATAGCCCACAATCCACAAGGCCT from Sporolituus thermophilus DSM 23256 includes the following:
- a CDS encoding 4Fe-4S binding protein — translated: MPNKIQPYLFWILLAFLAIGYFYPAIGVTAIVCMLAPVLLAPFKGRYWCGNFCPRGSFYDTILAKVSPKKPIPAFFRSKGFRLFMIFFIMTVFTVQMYYAWGDWPAMGLVFLRLIFITTLVGIILGLLFHHRTWCSFCPMGTMASWFSAKAKPLRVDAACVSCKLCSKVCPFGLTPYETKSTDSGYLHPDCLKCGRCVAACPKKALHF